From the Corythoichthys intestinalis isolate RoL2023-P3 chromosome 13, ASM3026506v1, whole genome shotgun sequence genome, one window contains:
- the ube2h gene encoding ubiquitin-conjugating enzyme E2 H, whose product MSSPSPGKRRMDTDVVKLIESKHEVTILSGLNEFVVKFFGPQETLYEGGVWKVRVDLPDKYPFKSPSIGFMNKIFHPNIDEASGTVCLDVINQTWTALYDLTNIFESFLPQLLAYPNPIDPLNGDAAAMYLHRPEEYKQKIKEYIQKYATEEALKEQEEGAGDSSSESSMSDFSEDEAQDMEL is encoded by the exons CATCGAAAGCAAACATGAAGTCACCATCCTCAGTGGGCTCAACGAGTTTGTAGTGAAGTTTTTCGGACCACAGGAAA CGCTGTACGAGGGCGGCGTGTGGAAGGTTCGAGTGGATCTGCCCGACAAATACCCTTTCAAATCGCCATCAATAG GATTCATGAACAAGATATTTCATCCCAACATCGATGAAGC GTCAGGAACAGTGTGTTTAGATGTCATTAACCAGACGTGGACAGCTCTTTATG ATCTGACCAACATCTTTGAGTCGTTCCTGCCCCAACTTCTGGCCTACCCCAACCCCATCGACCCTTTGAATGGAGACGCGGCCGCCATGTACCTGCACAGGCCAGAGGAGTACAAGCAGAAAATCAAAG AGTACATCCAGAAATATGCAACAGAGGAGGCACTAAAGGAACAAGAGGAAGGAGCGGGCGACTCCTCGTCCGAAAGTTCCATGTCCGACTTCTCCGAGGACGAGGCCCAGGATATGGAGTTGTAG